One Schistocerca cancellata isolate TAMUIC-IGC-003103 chromosome 1, iqSchCanc2.1, whole genome shotgun sequence genomic region harbors:
- the LOC126168482 gene encoding uncharacterized protein LOC126168482: MRMKHRKNIYVQPRKEICNICDKLVTDVNKHMKRHNFASGKMTCTECNTFRCSRRQELIHHLECVHQQKMECKEMTFNSVEELFLWKEQMEAEEKVSFIRPRGKQKCDYFVCHRSGYVDKTASGKRLREPSIKIGGTCPACLVVKNVSSNMVNVKFYRTHTGHSLSVGSLHLTTADRAMVAELIAQGVPDTTILKKVRESIHVGLFRRVHLLSKQDIRNIRKEYKLDDSSAHQDDATSVDLWVRQQERLGKDSPVIYYKAQGTEDNGNKLSESDFMIVLMTEYQQKMAKKFCAEKVLIDSTHGTNKYKFYLTTLLPVDEFGAGCPVSYCLSTHTDTRSMQVFFEQIKKCIGNIKTKVFMSDDCDCYYSAWSVVIGHSEHRLLCTWHVDRAWRRNICAKVNGNAMLKSTVYKALKTLHLQTDREKFSELLDGFLTWCAEEEGTEEFGKYFKDRYSWRAHMWAYSYRIGLGLNTNMFLEANHKTLKYSYLLKKINNRVDKCIQALLHRTRDSLFQRLIRLCKGTERTTRSAEISKSHRRGCGINKELIHCVEDGTWHVYTVSDRPPYTVTYTENSCTACPLSCTECKICVHSCVCSCTDNLIKGNLCEHIHAVEISKGTVKLPMQDRFCRESSVQELTQIVAQ; encoded by the exons ATGAGGATGAAGCATCGCAAGAATATTTATGTACAGCCTAGGAAAGAAATATGTAATATCTGCGACAAGTTGGTAACAGACGTAAACAAACACATGAAGAGACACAATTTCGCGTCTGGAAAG atgacatgtaCCGAGTGCAATACATTTAGATGCTCTCGGAGGCAAGAACTGATACACCATTTGGAGTGTGTTCACCAACAGAAAATGGAGTGCAAggaaatgacatttaattctgtggaag agttaTTTCTGTGGAAGGAACAGATGGAAGCTGAAGAGAAGGTTTCCTTCATAAGACCAAGGGGAAAACAGAAATGTGATTATTTTGTTTGCCACCGTTCTGGATATGTTGACAAAACAGCTTCAGGCAAAAGGTTAAGGGAACCTTCAATCAAAATTGGCGGCACTTGCCCTGCCTGTTTGGTAGTAAAAAATGTGTCATCTAACATGGTTAATGTCAAGTTCTACAGGACACACACAGGACACAGTCTCTCTGTGGGTAGCCTACATCTGACCACAGCTGACAGGGCAATGGTTGCTGAATTAATTGCACAAGGTGTTCCTGATACTACAATTTTGAAGAAAGTGAGAGAGAGCATTCACGTTGGACTCTTCAGAAGAGTTCATCTTTTAAGCAAACAAGATATTAGAAATATTAGGAAAGAATACAAGCTGGACGATAGTAGTGCACACCAAGATGATGCAACCAGTGTTGATCTGTGGGTGAGACAACAAGAGCGCCTAGGGAAAGATTCCCCGGTGATTTATTACAAAGCCCAAGGCACTGAGGATAATGGAAACAAATTATCAGAAAGTGACTTTATGATAGTCCTTATGACTGAGTATCAgcagaaaatggcaaaaaaattctGTGCGGAAAAAGTTTTGATAGACAGCACACATGGCACTAATAAGTATAAATTTTATCTGACCACACTGTTGCCCGTGGATGAATTTGGTGCTGGATGTCCAGTTTCTTATTGCCTCAGTACACATACTGACACAAGGTCCATGCAAGTTTTCTTTGAGCAGATTAAAAAATGTATTGGAAACATCAAAACAAAG GTATTCATGTCTGATGACTGTGACTGCTACTACAGTGCCTGGAGTGTAGTTATAGGCCATAGTGAACATAGGTTGTTATGTACCTGGCACGTTGATCGGGCATGGAGACGGAATATATGTGCAAAAGTAAATGGGAATGCAATGCTGAAGAGTACTGTATACAAAGCTCTGAAAACTTTGCACTTACAGACAGATAGAGAGAAATTCTCAGAGCTGCTGGATGGCTTTCTTACTTGGTGTGCAGAGGAGGAAGGAACTGAGGAGTTTGGCAAGTACTTTAAAGATAGATATTCATGGAGGGCACATATGTGGGCATACAGCTACAGAATTGGACTTGGCCTTAATACAAATATGTTCTTAGAAGCAAACCATAAAACTCTTAAATACTCATACttactgaagaaaataaataacagagtAGATAAATGTATCCAGGCCCTGTTGCACAGAACGAGGGACTCACTTTTTCAAAGATTAATAAGGCTTTGTAAGGGGACAGAGAGAACTACACGCAGTGCTGAAATAAGTAAGAGTCACAGAAGAGGTTGTGGTATCAATAAGGAACTGATACACTGTGTTGAAGATGGCACATGGCATGTATACACCGTTTCTGATCGGCCCCCATATACTGTCACCTATACAGAGAACTCTTGCACTGCATGCCCATTGTCCTGTACTGAGTGCAAG ATCTGTGTGcacagttgtgtgtgttcttgcacaGACAATTTGATCAAGGGTAACCTCTGTGAACACATTCATGCAGTGGAAATCAGCAAAGGAACTGTAAAGCTCCCTATGCAAGACAGGTTCTGCAGAGAGTCATCTGTGCAGGAGTTAACACAAATAGTTGCTCAGTAG